The Streptomyces sp. Je 1-332 genome has a window encoding:
- a CDS encoding right-handed parallel beta-helix repeat-containing protein yields MRWRNWALPVAALAVLVATGCESSPGERAEQTPAPAKSGARAVARVCAKPAAGPTKAPAGAVTVDPKVVNDLAAKTRSSPANTTFWLRPGKHTLEPDRHAQVIPKKGNRYLGAPGAVLDGRKKNQYAFGGDARDVTIRHLTVQRFVAPHDQGVVNHDSADGWVIEHAKIQHNSGAGLMAGARQQVRANCLRENGQYGMNAYKGTGPLRDLVLEGNEIVGNNTGDWERRREGCGCTGGVKFWAVDGADIRGNWVHDNRGTGLWADTNNNDFRIEDNVLDANDGAALIYETSYNAVIRKNTIRRNNWVEGRKGASGGDTFPFATLYLSESGGEPRVRARTDKIEVYRNLLENNWSGITLWENADRFCNSPANTSSGDCTLLEKNTDRCAQPKIATKPLYADCRWKTQRVDIHTNRFVLDKSVLKCAAMCDRMAVLANYGTYPKWSPYKGDRVADAITHKQGNRWRDNVYIGPWKFVAHDPSRVLDFGQWQGAPYEQDASSTLRARAGE; encoded by the coding sequence GCGGCGCTGGCCGTGCTGGTGGCGACCGGCTGTGAGAGCTCGCCGGGCGAGCGGGCGGAGCAGACGCCCGCTCCGGCGAAGTCCGGGGCGCGAGCCGTGGCGCGGGTGTGTGCCAAGCCCGCGGCCGGGCCGACGAAGGCGCCGGCGGGCGCGGTGACGGTCGATCCCAAGGTGGTCAACGACCTGGCAGCGAAGACCAGGAGCAGCCCTGCGAACACCACTTTCTGGCTCCGCCCCGGCAAGCACACGCTCGAACCGGACCGCCACGCCCAAGTCATCCCCAAGAAGGGCAACCGCTACCTCGGCGCGCCGGGCGCGGTGCTCGACGGCCGGAAGAAGAACCAGTACGCGTTCGGCGGCGACGCCCGTGACGTCACCATCCGCCATCTGACCGTGCAGCGTTTCGTCGCGCCGCACGACCAGGGCGTGGTCAACCACGACTCGGCCGACGGCTGGGTGATCGAGCACGCGAAGATCCAGCACAACTCAGGGGCCGGGCTGATGGCCGGCGCCCGCCAGCAGGTCCGCGCCAACTGCCTTCGCGAGAACGGGCAGTACGGCATGAACGCGTACAAGGGCACGGGCCCGCTCCGCGATCTGGTCCTTGAGGGCAACGAGATCGTGGGCAACAACACCGGCGACTGGGAGCGGCGGCGGGAGGGCTGCGGCTGCACCGGGGGCGTCAAGTTCTGGGCGGTCGATGGCGCCGACATCCGGGGCAACTGGGTGCACGACAACCGCGGGACCGGGCTGTGGGCGGACACCAACAACAACGACTTCCGCATCGAGGACAACGTGCTGGATGCCAACGACGGTGCCGCCCTGATCTATGAGACCAGCTACAACGCGGTCATCCGGAAGAACACGATCCGGCGGAACAACTGGGTCGAGGGCCGCAAGGGGGCCTCCGGCGGCGACACCTTCCCCTTCGCCACCCTCTATCTGTCCGAGTCAGGCGGCGAACCACGGGTCCGGGCCCGCACGGACAAGATCGAGGTCTACCGGAACCTCCTGGAGAACAACTGGTCCGGGATCACCCTGTGGGAGAACGCCGACCGGTTCTGCAACAGCCCCGCCAACACCTCCTCCGGTGACTGCACGCTGCTGGAGAAGAACACCGACCGCTGCGCGCAGCCGAAGATCGCCACCAAGCCGCTCTACGCCGACTGCCGGTGGAAGACCCAGCGGGTGGACATCCACACCAACCGGTTCGTGCTCGACAAGTCCGTCCTCAAGTGCGCGGCCATGTGCGACCGCATGGCGGTCCTCGCCAACTACGGCACCTACCCGAAGTGGTCGCCGTACAAGGGCGATCGGGTGGCGGACGCCATCACCCACAAGCAGGGCAACCGCTGGCGCGACAACGTCTACATCGGTCCGTGGAAGTTCGTCGCCCACGACCCGAGCCGGGTGCTCGACTTCGGGCAGTGGCAGGGCGCGCCGTACGAGCAGGACGCGAGCAGCACCCTCCGTGCACGGGCCGGTGAGTGA